A single window of Danio rerio strain Tuebingen ecotype United States chromosome 15, GRCz12tu, whole genome shotgun sequence DNA harbors:
- the LOC141377837 gene encoding uncharacterized protein → MALSNVEAFLNNPSLEQFDKCRKDELFKIAEHFQISISRQFLKKTIKKILYDHLVEIGVFQTTSENVTELDPNYSAERPCSPESAGHGSNVTDVEAKVEAKVALPPFDPSTPVSTDSKTDGRLRLRLAKLQYETQEKARTHKAELDLKLEIRRLEIEADKQVRLRQLELDAAAKAAMTSPVVSSDVLMPGQVIKPDVKSSFNQIDVSKQISLVPNFREDEVDSYFTAFERIATTLNWPKDIWTVLLQCKLSGKAQEVCATLSVEESLKYDIVKSAILRAYELVPEAYRQRFRKHKKTPQQTFVEFAREKSILFDKWCSASKTADYSTLRELILLEEFKNCLPERVVLYLNEQKVTSLSEAAVHADEFVLTHKPVFPSARPESVTVTPPACSSSSRTLAKSEIPKETRVCFYCRKIGHLINDCRALKNKNQKPKSVGFVQSAPENKEQLENTFDESYKPFVTKGSISITGKPEDQHIINILRDTGASHSIIAADALPFDEQTSAGSSILMQGIQMGIVRAPVHKIHLQCELVNDFVHVAVRPALPVKGISLILGNDIAGGKVMPVCEVLDKSPTPSFCDKLSDAFPETFLACVVTRAQQKQTDNEITLSDSFMTVDDATVSNKVTNVEKQPLTEKCAFDNQVNLNLNLTREQIILAQQKDQTLSKCFKLVVPREQLKQKQVGYFVENALLMRKWSSAMEQDDEWSTVYQVVVPSVFRQQVLVLAHDHVLSGHLGITKTYHRILKHFFWPGLKQDVARYCRTCQSCQFSGKPNQVIPPAPLNPIPILMEPFERVIVDCVGPLPKTKAGNQFLLTIMCAATRFPEAILLRKITAPVIIKALTKFFATFGLPKVVQSDQGTNFMSNVFNEVLRSLSIQHCVSSAYHPESQGALERFHQTLKSMLRTYCLDTGNDWDEGVALMLFAVRETVQESLGFSPAELVFGHTVRGPLKVLKEQLLDSESSSKTNVTQYVSRFRERLRNACSMAQQTLKSVQGKMKKRFDVKTVVREFKPGDQVLVLLPIVGSALSARFSGPYVIDHKISNTDYVLRTPDRRRKTRVCHVNMLKAYLVRQDQIEKKEVTKPIALMNMDFDISTEADEDGLVLRNAPQQCALLQNSKILKNLSSHLTHLTKTQKKDVKNLIEQFPELFHDTPTQTSVIQHDIVIHNSNPIKQHPYRVNARKRQIMKQEVEYLCENGLAAPSCSPWSSPCILVPKSDGSNRFCTDYRKVNAVTVPDCYPLPRMEDCVDNLGSARFVTKLDLLKGYWQVPLTPRASDISAFVTPDHFMQYKVMAFGLRNAPATFQRLITTVLAGVAGCNAYLDDVVIYSSEWPEHMSQLKTVFQRLANANLTLNLAKCEFAQATITYLGKRVGQGQVRPVEAKVTAIAEFPIPNTRRQLRRFLGMAGYYRGFCKNFSSVVTPLTNLLSPSRQFKWSSECQHAFESIKALLCEAPVLMAPNFEKPFKMEVDASAVGAGAVLLQEDKEGIDHPICYFSRKFNKHQLNYSTIEKEALALLLALQYFEVYVGSSSTPVVIYTDHNPLVFLSRMYNQNQRLMRWSLIIQSYNLEVRHKKGKENIVADTLSRPDTSLPCFCLLLFLIGWFTST, encoded by the exons ATGGCATTGTCTAATGTGGAAGCTTTTCTTAATAATCCTTCACTCGAGCAGTTTGATAAATGCCGCAAGGATGAACTTTTCAAAATTGCAGAGCATTTTCAAATTTCGATCAGTCGCCAATTTCTGAAAAAAACTATTAAGAAAATACTTTACGATCATTTGGTTGAAATAGGAGTATTTCAGACCACTAGTGAGAATGTCACTGAACTTGATCCTAACTATTCAGCTGAAAGGCCGTGCAGTCCTGAAAGTGCAGGGCATGGTAGTAATGTAACTGACGTTGAAGCGAAGGTTGAGGCTAAAGTTGCGTTGCCGCCCTTTGATCCATCAACCCCTGTCTCTACTGATTCAAAGACAGATGGCAGACTTAGGCTACGTCTGGCCAAACTCCAGTATGAGACTCAGGAGAAAGCACGGACACATAAGGCTGAACTGGATCTTAAGCTTGAGATACGGCGTCTCGAGATTGAAGCTGACAAGCAAGTTAGGTTGCGCCAGTTGGAGCTGGATGCTGCTGCTAAGGCTGCTATGACTTCTCCTGTGGTGAGTTCTGATGTACTCATGCCTGGTCAGGTGATCAAGCCAGATGTTAAATCTTCTTTCAACCAAATTGACGTAAGTAAACAAATTTCACTTGTTCCTAATTTCCGTGAAGATGAGGTTGACTCTTACTTTACTGCGTTCGAACGTATTGCAACTACACTTAATTGGCCTAAAGACATCTGGACTGTGCTTCTGCAGTGTAAGCTGAGTGGCAAAGCCCAAGAAGTCTGTGCAACACTTTCTGTAGAAGAGAGTTTGAAATATGATATTGTAAAATCCGCAATTTTACGCGCTTACGAGCTAGTACCAGAAGCATATCGACAAAGATTCCGCAAACACAAGAAAACTCCACAGCAAACATTTGTTGAATTTGCACgggaaaaaagcattttatttgacaaatggtGTAGTGCTTCTAAAACAGCCGATTATAGTACTTTACGAGAGTTAATTCTGCTTGAAGAATTTAAAAATTGTCTGCCTGAGCGTGTGGTTCTCTACTTAAATGAACAGAAAGTAACGTCTTTGTCCGAAGCTGCTGTTCATGCTGATGAATTTGTTCTTACACACAAACCCGTGTTTCCCTCTGCTCGTCCTGAGTCTGTGACTGTCACTCCGCCTGCTTGTTCCTCTAGTTCTCGTACACTGGCAAAGTCCGAAATTCCAAAAGAGACTAGAGTCTGTTTCTATTGCCGAAAAATTGGACATTTGATAAACGATTGTCGtgctttgaaaaacaaaaatcaaaaacctAAAAGTGTTGGTTTTGTCCAATCTGCACCTGAGAATAAGGAACAACTTGAGAATACATTTGATGAAAGTTACAAGCCATTCGTAACTAAAGGATCAATTTCGATAACTGGTAAACCTGAAGACCAGCACATAATAAACATTCTTCGTGATACTGGTGCCAGTCATTCCATTATAGCTGCTGATGCGTTACCGTTTGATGAACAAACCTCAGCTGGATCCAGCATCCTTATGCAAGGTATCCAGATGGGAATTGTGAGAGCACCTGTGCACAAAATCCACTTACAGTGCGAACTGGTCAATGATTTTGTGCATGTGGCAGTTCGACCTGCATTACCCGTAAAAGGCATATCACTTATCCTTGGAAACGATATAGCTGGTGGTAAGGTGATGCCTGTTTGCGAGGTTCTTGATAAATCTCCCACGCCTTCATTTTGTGACAAGTTGTCAGATGCATTCCCTGAGACTTTTCTCGCATGCGTCGTGACCCGAGCTCAGCAGAAGCAAACAGACAATGAGATTACTTTATCTGATTCATTTATGACTGTAGATGATGCAACTGTGAGTAACAAAGTGACAAATGTTGAAAAACAACCTCTGACTGAAAAGTGTGCATTTGATAATCAGGTCAATCTGAACTTAAATTTGACTCGTGAGCAAATCATCCTTGCCCAACAAAAAGATCAAACTTTATCCAAATGTTTCAAATTAGTCGTTCCTCGAGAACAGTTGAAACAGAAACAGGTGGGTTATTTTGTTGAGAATGCACTACTGATGCGTAAGTGGAGTTCTGCAATGGAGCAAGATGATGAATGGAGTACTGTATATCAGGTGGTTGTTCCTTCTGTTTTCCGACAGCAAGTATTAGTTCTTGCCCATgatcatgttttgtctggtcatctAGGAATCACGAAAACCTATCACAGGATCCTGAAGCATTTCTTCTGGCCAGGGTTGAAGCAAGATGTCGCCAGATACTGCCGCACCTGTCAGTCCTGCCAGTTCAGTGGTAAACCTAATCAGGTAATCCCACCTGCTCCTCTTAATCCTATACCAATCCTGATGGAACCTTTTGAAAGGGTAATTGTTGATTGTGTAGGTCCGTTGCCAAAGACGAAAGCCGGTAACCAATTTTTGTTGACAATAATGTGTGCTGCTACACGTTTTCCTGAAGCCATACTATTACGTAAAATCACTGCACCCGTAATCATTAAAGCTCTCACCAAATTCTTTGCTACATTTGGCCTACCCAAAGTCGTACAGAGTGATCAAGGGACAAATTTTATGTCAAATGTGTTTAACGAGGTGTTAAGGTCACTTTCTATTCAACATTGTGTTTCCAGTGCTTACCATCCAGAGAGTCAAGGAGCACTAGAGCGGTTCCACCAGACACTGAAATCCATGTTGCGAACGTACTGTCTAGACACTGGCAATGACTGGGATGAAGGAGTGGCCCTGATGCTGTTTGCGGTACGTGAAACAGTACAGGAGTCCCTCGGATTCAGCCCAGCCGAACTTGTGTTTGGACACACTGTCCGTGGCCCACTTAAAGTGTTGAAAGAACAACTTTTAGATTCGGAATCTAGTAGCAAAACGAATGTGACCCAATACGTGAGTAGATTTCGGGAGCGATTACGTAATGCTTGTTCCATGGCACAACAGACACTCAAATCTGTGCAAGgtaaaatgaagaaaagatttgaCGTTAAAACTGTGGTTCGTGAATTTAAACCAGGAGACCAAGTACTGGTCCTTTTGCCAATTGTTGGTTCTGCATTGTCTGCACGATTTTCAGGGCCATATGTGATTGACCACAAAATCAGTAATACTGATTATGTCCTGCGCACACCTGACCGGAGACGAAAAACCCGTGTTTGTCACGTTAACATGCTCAAAGCATATTTGGTACGACAAGATCAAATTGAGAAAAAGGAAGTGACAAAACCCATTGCACTAATGAACATGGATTTTGACATTTCCACAGAGGCAGATGAGGATGGATTAGTGCTGCGCAATGCTCCACAGCAATGTGCTTTGTTACAGAACTCTAAGATTCTGAAAAACTTGTCCTCACACTTGACTCATTTGACAAAAACCCAAAAGAAGGATGTTAAAAATCTGATTGAGCAATTCCCAGAACTGTTTCATGACACCCCGACGCAAACCTCTGTTATACAACACGATATTGTTATTCATAACTCCAATCCAATCAAACAGCATCCTTACCGTGTTAATGCCCGAAAGAGACAAATTATGAAGCAGGAAGTGGAATATCTATGTGAAAATGGACTAGCAGCTCCAAGTTGTAGTCCATGGAGCTCCCCTTGCATTCTCGTTCCCAAATCTGATGGGTCAAATCGTTTTTGCACTGATTACCGCAAGGTCAATGCAGTGACAGTTCCTGATTGCTATCCATTGCCGCGCATGGAGGACTGTGTTGATAACTTGGGTTCTGCTCGTTTTGTGACTAAACTAGACTTGTTAAAGGGTTACTGGCAAGTGCCATTAACACCTCGTGCATCTGACATATCGGCCTTTGTTACCCCTGATCACTTTATGCAGTACAAGGTTATGGCTTTCGGACTTCGCAATGCACCTGCTACGTTTCAACGTTTGATAACTACTGTACTGGCAGGAGTTGCAGGATGTAATGCATATTTGGATGACGTAGTGATCTATTCTTCTGAATGGCCAGAGCACATGTCTCAGTTGAAAACTGTGTTCCAACGACTAGCCAATGCTAATCTAACCCTGAATTTGGCAAAATGTGAGTTTGCTCAGGCAACCATCACCTATCTTGGTAAACGGGTTGGTCAAGGACAGGTCCGCCCAGTAGAAGCAAAAGTAACAGCCATTGCAGAATTTCCTATCCCAAATACTCGTCGTCAATTGCGGAGGTTTTTAGGAATGGCGGGATACTACCGTGGCTTCTGCAAGAACTTTTCAAGTGTGGTAACGCCTCTTACAAATTTACTGAGCCCTTCTAGGCAATTTAAGTGGTCATCAGAATGCCAGCATGCCTTTGAAAGTATTAAAGCACTTCTGTGTGAAGCTCCAGTGTTAATGGCTCCAAATTTCGAAAAGCCTTTTAAAATGGAGGTAGATGCAAGTGCTGTAGGAGCTGGCGCTGTCCTGCTGCAGGAAGATAAGGAAGGAATTGACCATCCGATTTGCTACTTCTCCCGTAAGTTCAACAAACACCAGTTGAATTATTCAACGATTGAGAAGGAAGCTCTTGCTCTATTGTTGGCTCTACAGTATTTTGAAGTGTATGTGGGTTCCAGCTCAACTCCGGTAGTGATTTACACAGACCATAACCCACTTGTCTTTCTGTCACGCATGTATAATCAGAACCAGAGACTGATGCGCTGGTCACTGATTATACAAAGCTATAACCTTGAGGTCCGACACAAGAAGGGGAAAGAGAATATTGTGGCTGATACCCTGTCTCGACCTGACAC TTCACTTCCTTGTTTTTGCCTACTGCTGTTCCTGATTGGCTGGTTCACATCCACTTGA